A portion of the Pedobacter cryoconitis genome contains these proteins:
- a CDS encoding TlpA family protein disulfide reductase, with amino-acid sequence MKKTISIIAMATLCLFFSAPSQAQSITPAFKPVKIRGRIPDVTLTNVYNYETTKTNLSDFKAKLIILDFWTTSCTSCLANFPKTEELQKKYGGEVQFIKVTNQPKSEILPFLEELHETQPSAIPVVTDDSALHQLFPHIHLPHYVWLDQTGKVVATTTAEQVTAENVDYFLSNDNIGNMRVKVDMNNSKSLTSLLKKQ; translated from the coding sequence ATGAAAAAAACGATCTCAATAATCGCCATGGCCACGCTTTGCCTATTTTTCAGCGCACCATCCCAAGCTCAATCTATAACACCTGCATTTAAACCCGTTAAAATACGAGGTAGAATCCCTGATGTAACCTTGACAAACGTCTACAATTATGAAACTACGAAAACCAATCTTTCTGATTTTAAAGCTAAACTGATCATTCTTGATTTCTGGACAACCTCGTGTACATCTTGTCTGGCTAATTTTCCAAAAACAGAAGAGCTGCAAAAGAAATATGGAGGAGAGGTTCAGTTTATTAAAGTGACCAATCAGCCCAAATCAGAAATATTACCTTTTCTGGAAGAACTCCACGAAACACAGCCATCAGCTATTCCAGTAGTTACCGATGATTCAGCATTGCACCAATTATTTCCTCATATCCATCTGCCGCATTATGTATGGCTGGATCAAACTGGTAAAGTCGTAGCAACAACAACCGCCGAACAAGTCACCGCAGAAAATGTCGATTACTTTTTAAGCAATGATAATATTGGAAATATGCGCGTGAAAGTGGATATGAATAATTCTAAATCATTGACCAGCTTACTAAAAAAACAATAA
- a CDS encoding helix-turn-helix domain-containing protein: MAEQYIDIDFLNIIRDKLWKISNDKKITLEDIQDRTGFSYSQVYRIVRGSNNMSVSGFLAICKALEVHPSKVLDFDFEIPKYPPTRKNFK, encoded by the coding sequence ATGGCTGAGCAATATATTGACATAGATTTTTTAAACATTATTAGAGATAAATTATGGAAGATTTCTAATGACAAGAAGATCACATTAGAAGATATTCAAGACAGAACAGGCTTCAGTTACAGCCAAGTATACAGAATTGTCAGAGGCAGTAATAATATGTCAGTTAGCGGATTTCTAGCTATCTGCAAGGCTTTAGAAGTCCATCCATCAAAAGTTCTTGATTTTGACTTTGAAATCCCTAAGTATCCTCCGACAAGGAAGAACTTCAAATAA